CAAAGTTAGCGGAATGTCCTGCGGTCATTGCGTGCGCGTCGTCACCCAGGCAATCCAGGCGCTGGACCAGGCGGCCAGCGTCGAAGTCGATCTGGCCGCTGGGCTGGTACGAGTGCAGGGCAATCTGGACGCTGCGCAGATCCAGGCCGCCATCCGTGAAGAAGGTTACGAGGTTGCGCCCGCCTAGAACTCGGATCGGCTATGGCCACTGCCGCAGCAGGCCGCGAAAGCAGCTGTCGATCATCGCTGGCGTGTCGGTCTGGGCGTCGAACAGATTGGGATCGCGCAGCCAATCGCTGAACAGGCCGACGATTAGCGCGTGCAGCGTGCGCGAGGCCAGGCGTGGGGTGATGCCGGGGTGCAGGTGCGGTTGCACCTCTGGCAGGGCGAACTGTTGTTCGCACAGGGCGATGAACTGATTGACGAAGGCTTCGTGGCGCTCTTCGGCTTCGCGTAAATCCTCGGTGAACTCGCAGCGGCGCAGCAGCACGGTGAGGATGCGCCGGCGTTGCTCATCCAGCACCAGATTGGCCATGGCTTCTATGCACAGGTCGCGCAGTAACTGCAGCGACGCCAGGCCGTCGACTGCGGCCAACTGTTCGGCCAGTGGCTCCAATGGCAGGCGTACCTGATTGAGCATTTCGTGGAACAGGTGCGCCTTGTTCTGGAAATGCCAATAAACCGCGCCGCGCGTGACCCCAGCATGCCGGGCGATATGCTCGAGGCTGGTATGGGCGACCCCGCGCTCGAGGAACAACTGTTCCGCAGCGGCGAGGATGGCGCAGCGGGTTTTCTCCGCATCTTCTTTGGTTCTACGCATGGCGATCCGGTTAATTGGAACTAGGC
The genomic region above belongs to Pseudomonas sediminis and contains:
- a CDS encoding heavy-metal-associated domain-containing protein translates to MQQFKVSGMSCGHCVRVVTQAIQALDQAASVEVDLAAGLVRVQGNLDAAQIQAAIREEGYEVAPA
- a CDS encoding TetR family transcriptional regulator, whose protein sequence is MRRTKEDAEKTRCAILAAAEQLFLERGVAHTSLEHIARHAGVTRGAVYWHFQNKAHLFHEMLNQVRLPLEPLAEQLAAVDGLASLQLLRDLCIEAMANLVLDEQRRRILTVLLRRCEFTEDLREAEERHEAFVNQFIALCEQQFALPEVQPHLHPGITPRLASRTLHALIVGLFSDWLRDPNLFDAQTDTPAMIDSCFRGLLRQWP